In Hemitrygon akajei chromosome 9, sHemAka1.3, whole genome shotgun sequence, the following are encoded in one genomic region:
- the LOC140733113 gene encoding ADP-ribose glycohydrolase OARD1-like isoform X11 has product MASSADKPLEGNGFKICYVQGDLFSCPEKDALAHCISEDCDMEAGIAVWFKWKYGGVEELQNQKKKIGDVAVLKKDQRCIYYLITKKLASDKPTYDAVQKSLKAMRDHCLANGILKISMPKIGCGLDNLEWDKVSVIIEEVFKSTSIVITVYSL; this is encoded by the exons atggctAGTTCTGCAGACAAGCCACTGGAGGGCAAT GGCTTTAAGATCTGTTATGTGCAAGGTGATCTGTTCTCATGCCCAGAAAAGGATGCACTGGCACATTGCATCAGCGAAGATTGTGACATGGAGGCAGGAATAGCAGTCTGGTTCAAGTGGAAATATGGAGGTGTCGAGGAGTTGCAGAATCAGA AGAAAAAAATTGGGGATGTTGCAGTGCTAAAGAAAGATCAGAGGTGCATCTATTATTTG ATCACCAAAAAGCTGGCATCAGATAAGCCTACTTATGATGCTGTACAGAAAAGCCTCAAGGCCATGAGGGACCACTGCTTGGCTAATGGAATTTTGAAGATCTCAATGCCTAA GATCGGATGTGGCCTGGACAACTTGGAGTGGGACAAAGTTTCTGTGATCATTGAAGAAGTCTTTAAGAGCACAAGTATTGTAATCACAGTGTACTCTTTGTGA
- the LOC140733113 gene encoding ADP-ribose glycohydrolase OARD1-like isoform X10 encodes MASSADKPLEGNLQGFKICYVQGDLFSCPEKDALAHCISEDCDMEAGIAVWFKWKYGGVEELQNQKKKIGDVAVLKKDQRCIYYLITKKLASDKPTYDAVQKSLKAMRDHCLANGILKISMPKIGCGLDNLEWDKVSVIIEEVFKSTSIVITVYSL; translated from the exons atggctAGTTCTGCAGACAAGCCACTGGAGGGCAAT CTACAGGGCTTTAAGATCTGTTATGTGCAAGGTGATCTGTTCTCATGCCCAGAAAAGGATGCACTGGCACATTGCATCAGCGAAGATTGTGACATGGAGGCAGGAATAGCAGTCTGGTTCAAGTGGAAATATGGAGGTGTCGAGGAGTTGCAGAATCAGA AGAAAAAAATTGGGGATGTTGCAGTGCTAAAGAAAGATCAGAGGTGCATCTATTATTTG ATCACCAAAAAGCTGGCATCAGATAAGCCTACTTATGATGCTGTACAGAAAAGCCTCAAGGCCATGAGGGACCACTGCTTGGCTAATGGAATTTTGAAGATCTCAATGCCTAA GATCGGATGTGGCCTGGACAACTTGGAGTGGGACAAAGTTTCTGTGATCATTGAAGAAGTCTTTAAGAGCACAAGTATTGTAATCACAGTGTACTCTTTGTGA
- the LOC140733113 gene encoding ADP-ribose glycohydrolase OARD1-like isoform X9 yields MTDEQKEKEKMASSADKPLEGNLQGFKICYVQGDLFSCPEKDALAHCISEDCDMEAGIAVWFKWKYGGVEELQNQKKKIGDVAVLKKDQRCIYYLITKKLASDKPTYDAVQKSLKAMRDHCLANGILKISMPKIGCGLDNLEWDKVSVIIEEVFKSTSIVITVYSL; encoded by the exons AT GACAGACgaacagaaagaaaaagaaaaaatggctAGTTCTGCAGACAAGCCACTGGAGGGCAAT CTACAGGGCTTTAAGATCTGTTATGTGCAAGGTGATCTGTTCTCATGCCCAGAAAAGGATGCACTGGCACATTGCATCAGCGAAGATTGTGACATGGAGGCAGGAATAGCAGTCTGGTTCAAGTGGAAATATGGAGGTGTCGAGGAGTTGCAGAATCAGA AGAAAAAAATTGGGGATGTTGCAGTGCTAAAGAAAGATCAGAGGTGCATCTATTATTTG ATCACCAAAAAGCTGGCATCAGATAAGCCTACTTATGATGCTGTACAGAAAAGCCTCAAGGCCATGAGGGACCACTGCTTGGCTAATGGAATTTTGAAGATCTCAATGCCTAA GATCGGATGTGGCCTGGACAACTTGGAGTGGGACAAAGTTTCTGTGATCATTGAAGAAGTCTTTAAGAGCACAAGTATTGTAATCACAGTGTACTCTTTGTGA
- the LOC140733113 gene encoding ADP-ribose glycohydrolase OARD1-like isoform X2 — protein sequence MVKMFSPNIRMGRNCDLSAFDRGIIVGARRGGLSITETADRLGFSRTTVSRVYREWCEKQKTSSERQFCGRKRLVNEKGQRVMASLVQADRKATVTQITSRYNSGVQRSISERTARRTLKWMGYSSRRPHRVPRTDEQKEKEKMASSADKPLEGNGFKICYVQGDLFSCPEKDALAHCISEDCDMEAGIAVWFKWKYGGVEELQNQKKKIGDVAVLKKDQRCIYYLITKKLASDKPTYDAVQKSLKAMRDHCLANGILKISMPKIGCGLDNLEWDKVSVIIEEVFKSTSIVITVYSL from the exons atggtcaagatgttcagtccaaacatcagaatggggcggAATTGTGATCTAAGTGCCTTTGACCGCGGCATCATCGTTGGTGCCAGGCGGGGTGGgttgagtatcacagaaactgctgaccgCCTGGGATTTTCGCGCACGACAGTCTCTAGGGTGTACAGGGAGTGGTGCGAGAAGCAAAAAACCTCCagcgagcggcagttctgtgggcgaaagcgCCTTgtcaatgagaaaggtcagagggtAATGGCCtccctggttcaagctgacaggaaggcgacagtaactcaaataacctcgcgttacaacagcggtgtgcagaggagcatctccgAGCGCACAGCTCGccgaaccctgaagtggatgggctacagcagcaggagaccacaccgggttccaag GACAGACgaacagaaagaaaaagaaaaaatggctAGTTCTGCAGACAAGCCACTGGAGGGCAAT GGCTTTAAGATCTGTTATGTGCAAGGTGATCTGTTCTCATGCCCAGAAAAGGATGCACTGGCACATTGCATCAGCGAAGATTGTGACATGGAGGCAGGAATAGCAGTCTGGTTCAAGTGGAAATATGGAGGTGTCGAGGAGTTGCAGAATCAGA AGAAAAAAATTGGGGATGTTGCAGTGCTAAAGAAAGATCAGAGGTGCATCTATTATTTG ATCACCAAAAAGCTGGCATCAGATAAGCCTACTTATGATGCTGTACAGAAAAGCCTCAAGGCCATGAGGGACCACTGCTTGGCTAATGGAATTTTGAAGATCTCAATGCCTAA GATCGGATGTGGCCTGGACAACTTGGAGTGGGACAAAGTTTCTGTGATCATTGAAGAAGTCTTTAAGAGCACAAGTATTGTAATCACAGTGTACTCTTTGTGA
- the LOC140733113 gene encoding ADP-ribose glycohydrolase OARD1-like isoform X4 codes for MKIDISLFPIRTNVERMLPELLETFQHLQSLESHLWWTDEQKEKEKMASSADKPLEGNLQGFKICYVQGDLFSCPEKDALAHCISEDCDMEAGIAVWFKWKYGGVEELQNQKKKIGDVAVLKKDQRCIYYLITKKLASDKPTYDAVQKSLKAMRDHCLANGILKISMPKIGCGLDNLEWDKVSVIIEEVFKSTSIVITVYSL; via the exons ATGAAGATCGACATCTCCCTTTTCCCCATACGCACAAATGTTGAGAGG atgctgcctgaactactcgagaccttccagcatctgcagtctcttgagtcTCACCTGTGGTG GACAGACgaacagaaagaaaaagaaaaaatggctAGTTCTGCAGACAAGCCACTGGAGGGCAAT CTACAGGGCTTTAAGATCTGTTATGTGCAAGGTGATCTGTTCTCATGCCCAGAAAAGGATGCACTGGCACATTGCATCAGCGAAGATTGTGACATGGAGGCAGGAATAGCAGTCTGGTTCAAGTGGAAATATGGAGGTGTCGAGGAGTTGCAGAATCAGA AGAAAAAAATTGGGGATGTTGCAGTGCTAAAGAAAGATCAGAGGTGCATCTATTATTTG ATCACCAAAAAGCTGGCATCAGATAAGCCTACTTATGATGCTGTACAGAAAAGCCTCAAGGCCATGAGGGACCACTGCTTGGCTAATGGAATTTTGAAGATCTCAATGCCTAA GATCGGATGTGGCCTGGACAACTTGGAGTGGGACAAAGTTTCTGTGATCATTGAAGAAGTCTTTAAGAGCACAAGTATTGTAATCACAGTGTACTCTTTGTGA
- the LOC140733113 gene encoding ADP-ribose glycohydrolase OARD1-like isoform X7, which translates to MATLLDEQKEKEKMASSADKPLEGNLQGFKICYVQGDLFSCPEKDALAHCISEDCDMEAGIAVWFKWKYGGVEELQNQKKKIGDVAVLKKDQRCIYYLITKKLASDKPTYDAVQKSLKAMRDHCLANGILKISMPKIGCGLDNLEWDKVSVIIEEVFKSTSIVITVYSL; encoded by the exons atggccactttattag ACgaacagaaagaaaaagaaaaaatggctAGTTCTGCAGACAAGCCACTGGAGGGCAAT CTACAGGGCTTTAAGATCTGTTATGTGCAAGGTGATCTGTTCTCATGCCCAGAAAAGGATGCACTGGCACATTGCATCAGCGAAGATTGTGACATGGAGGCAGGAATAGCAGTCTGGTTCAAGTGGAAATATGGAGGTGTCGAGGAGTTGCAGAATCAGA AGAAAAAAATTGGGGATGTTGCAGTGCTAAAGAAAGATCAGAGGTGCATCTATTATTTG ATCACCAAAAAGCTGGCATCAGATAAGCCTACTTATGATGCTGTACAGAAAAGCCTCAAGGCCATGAGGGACCACTGCTTGGCTAATGGAATTTTGAAGATCTCAATGCCTAA GATCGGATGTGGCCTGGACAACTTGGAGTGGGACAAAGTTTCTGTGATCATTGAAGAAGTCTTTAAGAGCACAAGTATTGTAATCACAGTGTACTCTTTGTGA
- the LOC140733113 gene encoding ADP-ribose glycohydrolase OARD1-like isoform X1, translated as MVKMFSPNIRMGRNCDLSAFDRGIIVGARRGGLSITETADRLGFSRTTVSRVYREWCEKQKTSSERQFCGRKRLVNEKGQRVMASLVQADRKATVTQITSRYNSGVQRSISERTARRTLKWMGYSSRRPHRVPRTDEQKEKEKMASSADKPLEGNLQGFKICYVQGDLFSCPEKDALAHCISEDCDMEAGIAVWFKWKYGGVEELQNQKKKIGDVAVLKKDQRCIYYLITKKLASDKPTYDAVQKSLKAMRDHCLANGILKISMPKIGCGLDNLEWDKVSVIIEEVFKSTSIVITVYSL; from the exons atggtcaagatgttcagtccaaacatcagaatggggcggAATTGTGATCTAAGTGCCTTTGACCGCGGCATCATCGTTGGTGCCAGGCGGGGTGGgttgagtatcacagaaactgctgaccgCCTGGGATTTTCGCGCACGACAGTCTCTAGGGTGTACAGGGAGTGGTGCGAGAAGCAAAAAACCTCCagcgagcggcagttctgtgggcgaaagcgCCTTgtcaatgagaaaggtcagagggtAATGGCCtccctggttcaagctgacaggaaggcgacagtaactcaaataacctcgcgttacaacagcggtgtgcagaggagcatctccgAGCGCACAGCTCGccgaaccctgaagtggatgggctacagcagcaggagaccacaccgggttccaag GACAGACgaacagaaagaaaaagaaaaaatggctAGTTCTGCAGACAAGCCACTGGAGGGCAAT CTACAGGGCTTTAAGATCTGTTATGTGCAAGGTGATCTGTTCTCATGCCCAGAAAAGGATGCACTGGCACATTGCATCAGCGAAGATTGTGACATGGAGGCAGGAATAGCAGTCTGGTTCAAGTGGAAATATGGAGGTGTCGAGGAGTTGCAGAATCAGA AGAAAAAAATTGGGGATGTTGCAGTGCTAAAGAAAGATCAGAGGTGCATCTATTATTTG ATCACCAAAAAGCTGGCATCAGATAAGCCTACTTATGATGCTGTACAGAAAAGCCTCAAGGCCATGAGGGACCACTGCTTGGCTAATGGAATTTTGAAGATCTCAATGCCTAA GATCGGATGTGGCCTGGACAACTTGGAGTGGGACAAAGTTTCTGTGATCATTGAAGAAGTCTTTAAGAGCACAAGTATTGTAATCACAGTGTACTCTTTGTGA
- the LOC140733113 gene encoding ADP-ribose glycohydrolase OARD1-like isoform X8, which translates to MATLLDEQKEKEKMASSADKPLEGNGFKICYVQGDLFSCPEKDALAHCISEDCDMEAGIAVWFKWKYGGVEELQNQKKKIGDVAVLKKDQRCIYYLITKKLASDKPTYDAVQKSLKAMRDHCLANGILKISMPKIGCGLDNLEWDKVSVIIEEVFKSTSIVITVYSL; encoded by the exons atggccactttattag ACgaacagaaagaaaaagaaaaaatggctAGTTCTGCAGACAAGCCACTGGAGGGCAAT GGCTTTAAGATCTGTTATGTGCAAGGTGATCTGTTCTCATGCCCAGAAAAGGATGCACTGGCACATTGCATCAGCGAAGATTGTGACATGGAGGCAGGAATAGCAGTCTGGTTCAAGTGGAAATATGGAGGTGTCGAGGAGTTGCAGAATCAGA AGAAAAAAATTGGGGATGTTGCAGTGCTAAAGAAAGATCAGAGGTGCATCTATTATTTG ATCACCAAAAAGCTGGCATCAGATAAGCCTACTTATGATGCTGTACAGAAAAGCCTCAAGGCCATGAGGGACCACTGCTTGGCTAATGGAATTTTGAAGATCTCAATGCCTAA GATCGGATGTGGCCTGGACAACTTGGAGTGGGACAAAGTTTCTGTGATCATTGAAGAAGTCTTTAAGAGCACAAGTATTGTAATCACAGTGTACTCTTTGTGA
- the LOC140733113 gene encoding ADP-ribose glycohydrolase OARD1-like isoform X5 translates to MLRGCCLNYSRPSSICSLLSLTCGDEQKEKEKMASSADKPLEGNLQGFKICYVQGDLFSCPEKDALAHCISEDCDMEAGIAVWFKWKYGGVEELQNQKKKIGDVAVLKKDQRCIYYLITKKLASDKPTYDAVQKSLKAMRDHCLANGILKISMPKIGCGLDNLEWDKVSVIIEEVFKSTSIVITVYSL, encoded by the exons ATGTTGAGAGG atgctgcctgaactactcgagaccttccagcatctgcagtctcttgagtcTCACCTGTGGTG ACgaacagaaagaaaaagaaaaaatggctAGTTCTGCAGACAAGCCACTGGAGGGCAAT CTACAGGGCTTTAAGATCTGTTATGTGCAAGGTGATCTGTTCTCATGCCCAGAAAAGGATGCACTGGCACATTGCATCAGCGAAGATTGTGACATGGAGGCAGGAATAGCAGTCTGGTTCAAGTGGAAATATGGAGGTGTCGAGGAGTTGCAGAATCAGA AGAAAAAAATTGGGGATGTTGCAGTGCTAAAGAAAGATCAGAGGTGCATCTATTATTTG ATCACCAAAAAGCTGGCATCAGATAAGCCTACTTATGATGCTGTACAGAAAAGCCTCAAGGCCATGAGGGACCACTGCTTGGCTAATGGAATTTTGAAGATCTCAATGCCTAA GATCGGATGTGGCCTGGACAACTTGGAGTGGGACAAAGTTTCTGTGATCATTGAAGAAGTCTTTAAGAGCACAAGTATTGTAATCACAGTGTACTCTTTGTGA
- the LOC140733113 gene encoding ADP-ribose glycohydrolase OARD1-like isoform X6 — MLPELLETFQHLQSLESHLWWTDEQKEKEKMASSADKPLEGNGFKICYVQGDLFSCPEKDALAHCISEDCDMEAGIAVWFKWKYGGVEELQNQKKKIGDVAVLKKDQRCIYYLITKKLASDKPTYDAVQKSLKAMRDHCLANGILKISMPKIGCGLDNLEWDKVSVIIEEVFKSTSIVITVYSL; from the exons atgctgcctgaactactcgagaccttccagcatctgcagtctcttgagtcTCACCTGTGGTG GACAGACgaacagaaagaaaaagaaaaaatggctAGTTCTGCAGACAAGCCACTGGAGGGCAAT GGCTTTAAGATCTGTTATGTGCAAGGTGATCTGTTCTCATGCCCAGAAAAGGATGCACTGGCACATTGCATCAGCGAAGATTGTGACATGGAGGCAGGAATAGCAGTCTGGTTCAAGTGGAAATATGGAGGTGTCGAGGAGTTGCAGAATCAGA AGAAAAAAATTGGGGATGTTGCAGTGCTAAAGAAAGATCAGAGGTGCATCTATTATTTG ATCACCAAAAAGCTGGCATCAGATAAGCCTACTTATGATGCTGTACAGAAAAGCCTCAAGGCCATGAGGGACCACTGCTTGGCTAATGGAATTTTGAAGATCTCAATGCCTAA GATCGGATGTGGCCTGGACAACTTGGAGTGGGACAAAGTTTCTGTGATCATTGAAGAAGTCTTTAAGAGCACAAGTATTGTAATCACAGTGTACTCTTTGTGA
- the LOC140733113 gene encoding uncharacterized protein isoform X3 — protein MVKMFSPNIRMGRNCDLSAFDRGIIVGARRGGLSITETADRLGFSRTTVSRVYREWCEKQKTSSERQFCGRKRLVNEKGQRVMASLVQADRKATVTQITSRYNSGVQRSISERTARRTLKWMGYSSRRPHRVPRTDEQKEKEKMASSADKPLEGNLQGFKICYVQGDLFSCPEKDALAHCISEDCDMEAGIAVWFKWKYGGVEELQNQKKKIGDVAVLKKDQRCIYYLDRMWPGQLGVGQSFCDH, from the exons atggtcaagatgttcagtccaaacatcagaatggggcggAATTGTGATCTAAGTGCCTTTGACCGCGGCATCATCGTTGGTGCCAGGCGGGGTGGgttgagtatcacagaaactgctgaccgCCTGGGATTTTCGCGCACGACAGTCTCTAGGGTGTACAGGGAGTGGTGCGAGAAGCAAAAAACCTCCagcgagcggcagttctgtgggcgaaagcgCCTTgtcaatgagaaaggtcagagggtAATGGCCtccctggttcaagctgacaggaaggcgacagtaactcaaataacctcgcgttacaacagcggtgtgcagaggagcatctccgAGCGCACAGCTCGccgaaccctgaagtggatgggctacagcagcaggagaccacaccgggttccaag GACAGACgaacagaaagaaaaagaaaaaatggctAGTTCTGCAGACAAGCCACTGGAGGGCAAT CTACAGGGCTTTAAGATCTGTTATGTGCAAGGTGATCTGTTCTCATGCCCAGAAAAGGATGCACTGGCACATTGCATCAGCGAAGATTGTGACATGGAGGCAGGAATAGCAGTCTGGTTCAAGTGGAAATATGGAGGTGTCGAGGAGTTGCAGAATCAGA AGAAAAAAATTGGGGATGTTGCAGTGCTAAAGAAAGATCAGAGGTGCATCTATTATTTG GATCGGATGTGGCCTGGACAACTTGGAGTGGGACAAAGTTTCTGTGATCATTGA